In Candida orthopsilosis Co 90-125, chromosome 4 draft sequence, a single genomic region encodes these proteins:
- a CDS encoding Golgi membrane protein: MSILLSKFVELFAVTLVMAATTFISSIAPLKFFTVSGTNLTYLTNFSVGVLVGTALLIVLPEGVEILNEGMYKLTSFTVGLPILVGFVLMFTIEKFVGHNGNDRISYSATTNTNSTTSSVFDEGRIAFTVGSVLKSSITLGLLVHAAVDGISLGSSFADQDSTLQFVMVIALIIHKIPTAFSLGTILSKERLEDKVLLIHLGLFALSTPVSTWITFTIIGFFNTNIQFVTGILLLFSSGTFLYVVFHVINEFEDGLFEDGTNGGGETSGSDGSTIVDGQTKKKNIFVAIVGLMIPLLLSLIKE; the protein is encoded by the coding sequence ATGTCAATTCTATTATctaaatttgttgaattgtttgCTGTCACATTAGTGATGGCAGCAACAACGTTCATTTCAAGCATAGCGCCcttaaaattttttaccGTATCAGGTACAAACCTAACCTACTTGACAAACTTCAGTGTGGGGGTGCTAGTTGGTACAGCATTACTAATAGTTTTGCCCGAGGGGGTAGAGATATTGAATGAAGGGATGTACAAATTGACCTCATTTACTGTTGGTTTACCCATTCTAGTCGGGTTTGTACTAATGTTTaccattgaaaaatttgtgGGTCATAATGGCAACGACAGAATATCATACAGTGCAActacaaatacaaattcGACAACGTCAtctgtatttgatgaaggaAGAATCGCATTTACAGTGGGATCCGTGTTAAAGTCTTCAATTACTCTCGGATTACTAGTTCATGCTGCGGTGGATGGGATTTCTTTAGGTTCTTCGTTTGCTGATCAAGATTCGACACTACAATTTGTTATGGTTATTGCCCTTATTATCCACAAAATCCCCACCGCTTTTAGTCTTGGAACAATATTGAGTAAAGAAAGGTTGGAAGACAAAGTGCTTTTGATTCATCTCGGATTATTTGCATTACTGACACCAGTACTGACTTGGATCACTTTCACGATCATtggatttttcaatacaaatATCCAATTCGTTACTGGTATCCTACTATTATTCTCATCAGGTACATTTTTATATGTTGTTTTTCATGTGATTAATGAATTCGAAGATGGGTTGTTTGAAGATGGTACAAACGGAGGAGGAGAAACAAGTGGTAGTGATGGTAgtacaattgttgatgggcagacaaagaagaagaacatATTTGTAGCAATAGTAGGACTAATGATTCCTCTTTTACTTAGTTTAATCAAAGAGTAG